Within Anolis sagrei isolate rAnoSag1 chromosome 3, rAnoSag1.mat, whole genome shotgun sequence, the genomic segment cagatatataaaccccttttttcccagctccagcagacctctgaggaagcctgccatagatgcaggcgaaacgtcaggagaaatgcctctagaacatggccatatagcccgaaaaaacccacaagaactgtatGGTACTTTTCTTTGAATGTGTAAACCACAAAAATTTGCAAACCAATTACACATAAAGCTTAAATACATAATTTGCAGCAAGCGTTTCCACCTGCTGGATGCACACCATTGCAAACACTGTAAACTCCTGTAAATGTCAGAGTACTTAAAAACGGGGAATCAATTGAGAGAAGCTGCAGCCATGACACATCTTGACCACAGAGTGTGTGGGATTAACCATCAAGGCTAGACATGCAAGCAATTTCAGGATCAAGGATTAAAAAGGAGGAGATTTATATTCTGCTaattcaaagcagctaacagGGCAGTTGAGAAGCAGTAATAACAAAATACAGTGCCTATAAGCAATAAAATGCAGAACAAGCAGTGACTTCAGAATATCCAGCCAAATACCTGCTATAAAATGCTTCTAGTCTTCTGCTGAATTTTAGGTAAGTGCTGAATTCCAATTGTCAACTAGTAAATTATGTGGTTGAGTTTGATATTTACCATTTTCAATATACACATTCCTGAAAACTGTGAAATTTAATATTTCATTTACCTGTGTGAATACTTATATGCTCCTGAAGGCTTCTTTTTGTGACAAAGGATTTATCACACAGTTCACATTTAAACTGCTTCTGTGCCTCGTGGAGTGCAAGGTGCATTTTTAAACCATGTTTATAAGTAAATGACTTTCCACAAATCTATAAAATACAAAGTTGCTAATGTTAATATTGTTGAAAACTGGAAGCAACACACaaggatacagggcagtgtgctGAATTTATTGGTATGGTATGATCAGGGAGGGGATGACACTATCCTTTTTATCAATGCCAATAAATTTtataccagtgattctcaacctgtggatccccagatgttttggccttcaagtcccagaaagtccaacagcttgtaaactggctgggatttctgggaattctaggccaaaacacctggggactcacaggttgagaaccactgttttatagcAAAGGAAAAGCTATTTGAGAAGGAGATAAACTGACTATTGGCAGGAGCACTTTAACATTCCAAGAAAAAAGAACATTTCAGCACAAAAGCAAAGACTTCTCATAATATGAGGtcttttgtaataataatcaCCTAGctagaaattttaaaaagtcaattctAGTATCAAAATCTGAAATGGCAAAATTACAAATTTGGCACTTAAAAACCAGCACCTATACGGGCACGTATCCAAGCTATAAAAGGTAGTTATAATTAAACTCACTATATGTGGGCTGAACATGTCCAGGGAAGAATCATTTAGATAACATTGGAATTcagaggccgggggggggggggggggggtaatggcaGAAACTGCGAAAGACTAGGATTTCAACTAAAATCagtatttccccttgacattgagtctagttgtgtctgactctggggaatggtgctcatctccattttgaaaccaaagagccagtgttgtccatagatgcctccaaggtcatgcggccggaATGAATGTATGGAGCggccgttatttatttatttactacatttatataccgcccctctcagctcaCAGgcaactcggagcggtttacagtcaatatcaaagacataaaatacaatttaaaaacaatcaatttaaatataaaaccaagtaaaacaatcaatatcaataaaaacatatatcaatttgagtctcctagttaaaagcgTTATCCAATAACATCGTTGAGTCGTTCCGTTTTTCTACATGTCCGTTATATTGTgtctgcaaacgcttgctcaaagagccatgtctTGACCTGCtttcgaaatgttaaaagggaaggggctgatctaatatccctggggagggatattcgcttcctgccggagcggtacctattgatctactcacatttgcttgttttttcaaactgctaggttgacagaagctggggctagcggcaggagctcatgccactccccagattcgaacccccgaccttttggtcagcaagttcagcagctaagcagtttaacccactgtgccactggaggctccaaacTATAAGAAACATTGTTCAATTACAGTGAGAATACAGTTAAAAAGGTGAGGACATCAAGTTTTTCTTCTTACCTTACATGCATGTGGTTTCACTCCTGTATGTTTTAACATATGAATACGCAAAGAGTAAAGTTTAGGTAAACTTCTTCCGCATATATCACAGATGAACTCCCGCTTAGTTCTGCCCTTCACAGCTCCTCCACTTTCTTCTATACTGGCAGTTGCAACAGTCACTTCATTTTTTCGCGTGTGACGAACAAGGTGAGCTCGCAGTGAGGCCCCATACTGGAACTCTTTTTTGCATAGCTAAGGAAACAAAAGTTTGTACAGATTTTAAATTTGAAGCAGTCTTGGCCTGAAAAACCCAAGATCATGATGTCTTGTTATAAATGTGTACATGCAAAAGTTAGTCCTATGTCTGCATCTCTTATTTGAGGGGAAAAAACTCATTTACACATTACTGTATGACtactattgttgtttatttgtttccaggcattgaatgtttgccatttttgttatttctctaaactgctctgagtccctttcagggaaagtgggcaggctataaatacattattattattattattattattattattattaatagcactactactactactactaaagtgTATACAAATCTCTCAAGTAAGATCAGTGAAATCTAAAATGCTAAGGTCTGCCCGGATTCAGATATATTCACAGTCTGCAAACTTGAAAGTAGCTACTGTTTCAAGATCGAAGGACTGTGACCTAAATCACACTATTCATTCCACCTAAAGCAGATCCACTGAATCAGTGTGAATATAGCAAGTCAATATTTGTACGCATTCTactgattcaatgattctatttcTGTAAGAACTAGCAACTGAATTTAGGCTTGTGAATTTAGATCTGTCTTGGGAATTGAGGCATATGCATCATTAATTAGTTCAAATTTAGAATAGTTGGCTCATTCAAAAGATTGGTGTGTGAAATATTACACACCAATTACATTACATCTAGGTATCTGTATGCAGTCTACAGTTGTTTGACATATCATGTGGAGCAACTGCAGACTGCATACAGACACCTGGATATAAAGAATAAACAAAGAGTGTCCAATGTAATTTAGTATAGTAGTTTGAGAATTAGACTACAACCTCTGGAAAGATCAGGGATCTATTCAGTCACAGAAATTTATTGGATGACTCTGGACACTTCGTGTTATCTCAGCCACaaataaaccaaaacaaaacccaaacccCTTCCAAACAAATCACACTAATCGATTGATACACCTGAGGATGGTCAtatatcagaaatgacttgaaggcacagcatTTCAGAAGTGCCTTGCAGAATAAATTAAGAACAGCTTACTGGACATTTATAATTTTTCGTCCTTTCATGCTTCAATGTGTGCATTATTAGAGCGTAACGTCTTTGAAAAATCATTCCACACTCATGGCATTTGTGCTGAGCTTCTTTTTCACTGTGTTCTGTGGTGTCTCTCTTGGGCTGCTTCATCTTCCTGCCTCTTTGAACTAACTTCATGGCAACCTAATTGGAAaattattaattaaaatgaacattacacaagcaaaaatgaataaaatcaactgtacaaacaaagagaaagaatgatCCATTATACATAGCACCTGCATTTGTAACTGTCTAATGGATGTGAAGAAGATAAGTGATTATGCTCATACAACCTACCTCTTCACATCAATTCAGACTTCTACATTTAACAGAGCACAATATACAGTTAAGCATTAAAAAtcaaatgaaagtttatttctccATACACAGCCCACTCCACCAAACTACATACTATGTAGGATACATATTGGCTCAGCTGACCCCCCAACTTGAGTTTTATACCTTGCTGCTGAGATTCTCAAACATTGTCAAGATAAGTCTCCTCAAAGCAGACTGGAATGAGATCAAATCCTGTCAATGATGGATCTCATGCTGTCTTTCACTTTTTAGGGAAATGGTAAAGGTTATTAGGAAAGGAAGCCtctcaagtcctgaaccagtgcctggctgctgtgatgggctAACAACCTGAAACTTAATCCTGACAAGTTTCTCTTGGTTGGTAGTGGGGCCAATCAGGGAATAGAGTGGGtacctgtgctagatggggttacactccccctgaggacacaagtccacagtttgggggtcctcctgggctCAGCGGCGACACTAGAAGCTCAGATGTTGACgatggccaggagggcttttgcacaatgaaAATTTGTGCGCCAATTGCACCTGTACCTCCAAAAGCATGATCTGGCCACAGCTGCGTATGAAGATGATTTGGAAACTAATTAttgcaaagagcagcagccagatttctaatgaGAGTTgactacagggagcacaccactccccaCATAAAGCAGCTCCAATAGCTACATGagtgtttctgggcacaattcaaagttcaggTTATTACCTATGAAGCCCTTTACACTTCGGGTCCAGCCTATTTGCGTAACCGTGTCTCCCCCCACAAAACCATTTGGTCCTTAAAGtcctctgaggaggcccttctcatggtcccaccaccctcacaagcatgactggtgggaatgtgggaaagggccttctcagtcgtAGTGCCCCAgatctggaatgcccttccaaaagatatcagacaagccccctcTCTAGGTACCTTCAGGGAGGAATTGAAATTGAATTTTATTTGCCTGGATGGTGGCATGGTTCTGTTTTTCATTGGTTTATTTAATTACAACTACTTGGAAAGTGAcagtgaaattttaaaaaatattacaaatgtcTATAAAACTATGTGAAATTCTGTTTTACGATTTTGATTAAGATTTTAAAGAGACTCATCATACCTGCTGGATGGCTGATTTGGGGGCTGGCTTTCTACTCTGTAGCTTCTTCTCAATACCTTTATGCAATCGGATATAGTCGCCTTCAGTAACCGAACGTTGGCGAAGTTTGCTTTTGTAAGTGTCATCTTGACTGGAAATAGAGGTCTCCAACTCTGATTGTGAAATACTCTGCACTTTGCATGGCCTGCCACGTTTCTTTTTCAGTCCTTCCTCTGATTCTTCAGGAATCTCAGGGATCTCAGCTGCTTCTGTGTTTGCTTCATtattttcaatttgttcactGATTACATTCTGATCAGGATCACATCCTGTTGGGGTACTGATAATTTCTTGGTCCACTGCTGtaggctcaggctgcattatagATATATTCTGATCTGTGGTACATTCCATTGTTTCATcagcattttctttattttcagttGTTTCACTTTCCGTTGTTTCTGTTCTGGGAGACTGTACGGGTGGTTCTGGAGGATCTTCCACAATAGTCTCTGAAGCAGTGTGAGCCTCAGCCTCAGCCGTGGCCTCTGCTTCTATTTCACTGCTTGGATATGTTCCATTCACAGTTGCTACTGCCGCTTCTGTAGAAAAAGGCTGCTCTGTTCTGTCCAGGGGGGTTTCTTCACGTTCATTTGGTTCTAAAAGATTCTGAGATACCTCTACTACTTGAACATCTCCTTTCTGATACACTGTGATTTGTTTCTCTTCCATCTGTTTGTGCACAATTTCACAGATTTCCAGGACTTCTGTCATGAGGAGATGTTGAGCTAGTTCAGCTACTGCGGCCATGTTGCAGAAATCAAAAACTAACTCTGAAGTATAAGCAAATTCCAGCAAAGGGAGAAAACTGGCCTTGCGGAAACCTGCaccaaatcagaaaaaaatacttttaaaatagttTGTTCAGATATGATTCCTTATTTCCTTAGCCAATAAATTGCTTTTGTTACTTTCCAGGTGAGGTGCCTTCTTAAGTCTGTTGCACcaaaagcaacattttaaaattcttatgacattttaaaatgagTGAGCTCTGATGGCATAAGATTACTGGACAATGTCCACAAAgtcttataatataataaatttgtTTGTGTTTAAGATTCCACCTGGTTATTTTGCTTCGTTTTTActtattaaaaaaattattgctGGAAGGCATCTTACTTTAACACCTTGAAATGCAGTTAGAGGAATCCATCTAACTCAGCTTGCATGCCAGgagcagtggcgcaatgggttaaacccttgtgccggctgaactactACCTAACGgttagcggtttgaatccacaagacaaGGTGAactcctgtcagctccagcttcccatgcggggacatgagagaagtctcccacgggatggtaaaacattcgggaaaaccctgggcaacatccttgcagacagccaattctctcacaccagaagtgacttgtagtttctcaagtcgcttctgacacaaaaaagctTGCAAGCCAATATAAACAGGGTGCATAAAGAGAAATAAAATCAAGTACCCAGAATTTTCAGCTTCACAAAGAGTCAAAATAAACCATCGTACTACTTCCAAATGGACAGCACGAAGTTGtctattttaaaacaattgtCTCTAGTGTTATGAATGTAATGCACTCATTTTCTTTATAGATTGGTTACCTGAAAGATCCACCACAGCTTCGTGACTAGAAACAGCTCCCTTTTCAATGAAGAGTTCTCTGAAGTATTCACTGTTGGCCGCCAAAATAGATTTGTGTGCTTTGTGTACTTCTCCCTCAATTAGCAAAGTAACATCACAAAATTGATTCGAAAGACGCTGCTGATTCAGTTGGTTCAACACTGACTGACAATGCTTTGGAGAACTTTGTTTCACAAGACCTTTACTGTCaacctgtatttaaaaaaaataccagacATGAGAATTAAGGTCTTAACTTACATTGTGTTTATAAATAAtccaaacataaaataaactgtagtaataataataataataataataataataataatttatgtctagaccgccctctctccccgaagggactcagggcagtttacagacacaaaacaaataagcaaacattcagtgcctcaaatgaatacaaacacatcaaaataatacaagataatgcACAGAAACAACAGTAAACTTACACCAAAGAATTAAGAAtcgaaatgaaaataaaaaaacaatccataagacatagtaaactaaaacatgagcccccgatggcgcaatgagttacacccttgtgccagcaagactgaaacctgacaggtcacaggttaaaATCTAGGGAGAATGCAGATgaattccctctgtcagctccgactccccatgcggggacatgagagaatcctcccacagggattgtaaaacatcaaaacatctgggcatcaaaacatccttgcagacggccaattctttcacaccagaagcaatttgcagtttctcaaatcgctcctagcacaaaaaacccagaaaactAAAACATGTgtaaaacattacaacatataccctaaaagcaaataagatacaattacattaaaaaggGCTTTAAAATTGCTAACACCAGTATTCATTTAAGATGAACCGTAGAAGCCATATTAAGTAATAGTTACTTAATATGAAAAGTTACTTACAAATACAAGCTCGTGTTTAGCAATTGGCTTCTTTTTCACAGGTTTTGGTGATGCTGATGGAATTGATGCTGAGTTACTTATTTCATCATCTGTTTCATTGCTATCTTCATGAGACATTGCATCTAATCCTAGCTCTTCCAGCATTTCAGATGGATCTGATAAAGACCTGGAGCGATCCAGTTTTTCCTGGCATTTACTACATTCTTTAATGTAATCTTTAACTTGCTTTAGAATacctaaaataaaaatataaaaatcctTATTTATTCGTAAGAATATCTTCATCTTTCTGGTACAACTGTTATTTAGGAAATAGTtcccttaacaacaacaacaattcttgatTTCCTCCCATGTCATTtccataataatattttttgtttcCATTGATATATTTTCCTTAATAATTAtcctttgtttttattgataATTCATCAAAGCAAAATAAATTTTGTATAAGAGCATCATGTGCTGACTCAAGACACACACTCCTGTAGCCTACATAAATCCATGCACAAAAAATGGCAATCATGCATGTTAAAGAGATGACATGGTTCACATAGACTATGTGGAACAATCATGCCCATACTTTCCATTCTATATGCTGCTTCTTGTACGTCTGGCTGAGAAACAACAATGCATATAGCATACACATTTTGTTCAGAGGTAGGAAAACAACACTGCATAGAGTCCTAAGAACATGCATTTTTGTCTGGCTCAATAATGTGATCACATATTGAAATAAAGTTGGTATCTTTAAGATTTATCAATACTGCGTTTAGCACACTAGCTTATGTGTAATTTTGTCCTtagctatatttaaatatttgaaaggctgttatATTAAAGAGGGAGACTGATTGCTTTCAGCTGCTCCTGAGATTAGAACACAGTGTAATggattcaaacaacaggaaaagtaATTTCACCTCAATATTTGGAAAAACttactgatggtaagagctgtggaACATGCTGCCTCCATGAAGTGTGGTGGAGTATTTATCTCTGAAGGTTttaaagaagaggctggatggccatctgttgggtgtgtgttcctgcatggcagggagttgaaatggatggcccttgggggtctcttttaAAGCTAGAATTCTGTGAAAGCTCTTGTCAAGACTTAAGCCTCTAGAATAGTacattccaaactgtgtgtcacaacacaCTGGTGTGTCAGCTGTTGTCCACCAGTGTGATGCTTAAAAATGCTCCTCCCCTGTTCCTACAGGTCAAGGCGGGTGTCGGCCAGATGGGCCTAGAAGCACAAGTGGGAGCAACAGCGGCAGTGGCCACCACACTGGCAGCTCTGAGCCAGAGGCCCTGTGCTGGCTGtcatcctcctccccctctttgtAATCTCTCTGCCTCACCCCAAATAGCAGtcccaggtcccttccacacagccatataagccacaatatcaaggcaaaaaaatcccacaacatctgttttgaactggattatctgaggtcccttccacacagctgaataatatctGACACTAAtcgctttgaactgaaatatatggcagcatagactgagggcccttccacacagctctatatcccagaatatcgaggcagaaatcccacaatttctgctttgaactgggttatctgagaccacactcagataatgtgggattctctgccatgatattctgggacatagggctgtgtggaagggccctgagtccacactgccatatatttaatTTCTATCCTTTGTAATTGGCTCTGCCCACTTGGctcatttttttgttattttatgttatatcctgtgtttattttatattactctcttttgttatttttttgtattttattttaatgtattatggtATGATTGTATGTTTGTATTCTTTCTGCCTTGTTgtaattgctgggcttggcctcatgtcagttaccccgagtccccttggagagatgatggtgggaaataaataaagttgtattattattattttattatatactagctgtacttgtcacgcattgctgtggccacccttccctccctctttctttctctccttccttccttccttttttcttccttccctccttccttctttggtctgcatcaataggagcatcgtgtctagatctagggaggaagaacttcctgactgtgagagccgttcagcagtggaactctctccccggagtgtggtggaggctccttctttggaagcttttaagcagatgctggatggccatctgtcaggggtgatttgaatgcaatattcctgcttcttggcagggggttggactggatggcccatgaggtctcttccaactctttgattctatgattctatgattctagggaagtaatgctatgcctctattctgccttggttagaccacacctggaatattgtgttcaattctgggcaccacaattgaagagagatattgagaagctggactgtgtccagagaagggctactaaaacgatcaagggtctggagaacaagccctatgaggagtggcttaaagagctgggcatgtttagcctgaagaagagaaggctgagaggagatatgatagccatatataaataggtgagaggaagtcacaggaaggagggagcaagcttgttttctgctgccctggagactaggatgcggagcaatggcttcaaactaaaagaaaggagattccatctgaacatgaggaagaacttcctgactgtgagagccgttcagcagtggaactctctgccctggagtgtggtggaggctccttctttggaagcttttaaacggaggct encodes:
- the ZBTB11 gene encoding zinc finger and BTB domain-containing protein 11, coding for MSSEESYLAILRYLTNEREPYAPGTEGNAKRKIRKAAACYVVRGGVLYYQRRQRDQQRFAELEVVLQAERRARLIRAAHLEPGGAHRTRLQTWQRLSRRFWWRGILKQVKDYIKECSKCQEKLDRSRSLSDPSEMLEELGLDAMSHEDSNETDDEISNSASIPSASPKPVKKKPIAKHELVFVDSKGLVKQSSPKHCQSVLNQLNQQRLSNQFCDVTLLIEGEVHKAHKSILAANSEYFRELFIEKGAVSSHEAVVDLSGFRKASFLPLLEFAYTSELVFDFCNMAAVAELAQHLLMTEVLEICEIVHKQMEEKQITVYQKGDVQVVEVSQNLLEPNEREETPLDRTEQPFSTEAAVATVNGTYPSSEIEAEATAEAEAHTASETIVEDPPEPPVQSPRTETTESETTENKENADETMECTTDQNISIMQPEPTAVDQEIISTPTGCDPDQNVISEQIENNEANTEAAEIPEIPEESEEGLKKKRGRPCKVQSISQSELETSISSQDDTYKSKLRQRSVTEGDYIRLHKGIEKKLQSRKPAPKSAIQQVAMKLVQRGRKMKQPKRDTTEHSEKEAQHKCHECGMIFQRRYALIMHTLKHERTKNYKCPLCKKEFQYGASLRAHLVRHTRKNEVTVATASIEESGGAVKGRTKREFICDICGRSLPKLYSLRIHMLKHTGVKPHACKICGKSFTYKHGLKMHLALHEAQKQFKCELCDKSFVTKRSLQEHISIHTGESKYICSQCGKPFYRASGLSKHIKKHQPKPDIRGYQCTQCEKSFYEPRDLRQHMNKHLGVKPFQCQFCGKCYSWKKDWYSHVKSHSVTDPYRCNICGKEFYEKALYRRHVKKATHGKKGRAKQNLERVCEHCGRKFTQLREYRRHMNNHEGVKPFECLTCGVAWADARSLKRHVRSHTGERPYVCPVCNEAYIDARTLRKHMTKFHRDYVPCKIMLEKDTLQFHNQGTQVEHAISILTSDATEQEAEVCSEDIETVVMTEETLDTVAATEECTTVSTLSDQSIMQVVNYVLAQQQGQKMTEVTEAIQTVEVEVEHVSDQD